A single genomic interval of Psychroserpens sp. NJDZ02 harbors:
- a CDS encoding ABC transporter ATP-binding protein, with product MKKEIIKIENLKREFTMGTETVHALKGISFSIKEGEFVTIMGSSGSGKSTMLNILGCLDQPTSGVYEIDGVSVKDLSRNELATIRNEKIGFIFQSYNLLARTSAIENVELPLLYNSKVSTEERRERAIKALEMVGLGERLHHTPSQLSGGQQQRVAIARSLVNNPVMILADEATGNLDTRTSYEIMSLFQELNKKGITITFVTHEPDIATFSSRTVVLKDGEIMQDYQNHDVQSAATELAKLPKQDH from the coding sequence ATGAAAAAAGAAATCATAAAAATAGAAAATTTAAAACGTGAGTTTACGATGGGAACCGAAACGGTTCATGCCTTAAAAGGAATATCGTTTAGTATAAAAGAAGGTGAGTTTGTTACCATCATGGGATCTAGTGGTTCTGGTAAAAGTACCATGTTAAATATTTTAGGGTGTTTAGACCAACCAACTTCTGGAGTGTATGAAATTGATGGTGTTAGTGTAAAAGATTTAAGCAGAAATGAGTTAGCAACCATTAGAAACGAAAAGATAGGTTTCATTTTTCAATCGTATAATTTACTAGCAAGAACTTCTGCTATTGAAAACGTAGAGTTACCATTGTTGTATAACAGTAAAGTTAGTACTGAAGAACGAAGGGAACGCGCAATCAAAGCCTTAGAGATGGTTGGTTTGGGCGAACGATTACATCATACACCTTCGCAACTTTCAGGAGGACAACAACAGCGTGTAGCCATAGCAAGATCTTTAGTTAATAATCCAGTAATGATTCTTGCAGATGAAGCTACTGGTAACTTAGATACTAGAACGTCTTATGAGATTATGTCGTTATTTCAGGAGCTAAACAAAAAAGGTATTACCATAACTTTTGTAACGCACGAACCAGACATTGCTACATTTAGTAGTAGAACAGTAGTGTTAAAAGATGGCGAAATTATGCAAGATTATCAAAATCATGATGTGCAATCTGCAGCAACCGAATTAGCAAAATTACCTAAACAAGACCATTAA
- a CDS encoding sensor histidine kinase, translating into MHENKNITTFSHVLIWIVLFSMPYFLSYGQEQDLNRLVAHFWIPLIFSAIIFYLNYFILIDAFLFPKKMVQFVIINAVIIMIFLFLKEFIEDTYFSDLAKKRSNSNGGEGPPFKMFVYIRVLSYMAPLLFSIAIKTTKRWVRTEAERKEATNIKLKSELQHLHYQLQPHFFFNSLNNIYALVDISPEQAKTSIHSLSKLMRYMLYETNEESIALSKEVEFMKKYIELMKLRVSDKTVVNYSFPSEATTIKIAPLLFISLIENAFKHGVSASKPSTININMTCNDKTVLFSIVNDNFPKKTDDKSGSGIGLLNIEKRLELLYPNKSSFKTFVKDERYIAQLEIETH; encoded by the coding sequence ATGCATGAAAATAAAAACATAACAACCTTTTCTCACGTATTAATTTGGATTGTACTATTTAGTATGCCATACTTTTTATCTTATGGACAGGAACAAGATTTAAATAGGCTAGTGGCTCATTTTTGGATTCCATTAATATTTTCTGCAATTATATTTTATCTCAATTATTTTATATTAATAGATGCATTTCTGTTTCCCAAAAAAATGGTGCAATTTGTTATTATTAATGCTGTCATTATAATGATATTCTTATTCTTAAAAGAATTTATAGAAGACACTTATTTTTCAGATTTAGCAAAAAAACGCTCTAACAGTAATGGAGGTGAAGGACCTCCTTTTAAAATGTTTGTATACATTCGAGTACTGTCTTATATGGCACCTTTGTTGTTTTCAATAGCAATAAAAACAACAAAAAGATGGGTAAGAACAGAGGCTGAACGTAAAGAAGCGACAAACATTAAATTAAAATCAGAATTACAACATTTACATTACCAATTACAACCACACTTCTTTTTTAATTCGTTGAATAATATTTATGCTTTGGTAGATATTTCACCAGAACAAGCGAAGACTTCGATTCATAGCTTAAGTAAATTAATGCGTTACATGTTATATGAAACAAATGAAGAATCCATAGCGTTATCTAAGGAAGTCGAGTTTATGAAAAAGTATATCGAATTAATGAAGTTACGAGTGTCAGATAAAACAGTGGTTAATTATAGTTTTCCTTCGGAAGCAACAACAATTAAAATTGCACCTTTATTATTTATCTCATTAATAGAAAATGCTTTTAAGCATGGTGTATCGGCAAGCAAACCAAGTACGATTAATATAAATATGACGTGTAATGATAAAACAGTTTTGTTTAGTATTGTAAATGATAATTTTCCTAAAAAAACAGATGATAAAAGTGGTTCTGGAATAGGACTTCTTAATATCGAAAAACGTTTAGAATTATTGTATCCAAATAAAAGTAGTTTTAAGACCTTTGTAAAAGACGAGCGTTATATTGCGCAATTAGAAATAGAAACACACTAA
- a CDS encoding Na+/H+ antiporter NhaC family protein, with the protein MEQSIKITPKFSALIPLLVFVFTFLGAGIYQNDFYALPAPIAVITGIIVAFLMFKQSINSKIKTLLKGCGDDKILTMCLIYLLAGAFAAITKATGSVDAIVNLGLDYISIHYIYFGVFIIAGFLSVSTGTSVGAIVALAPIVVGFADKSSVDLAILCGALLGGSMFGDNLSVISDTTIAATQSLGCKMSDKFKQNIKIAVPAALFTIAILIFQGFGLKSTETETVVYSYSIIKILPYLLVIVLSIIGVNVFITLLLGVIFGGLLGIIYGDFTLIESTKIAYTGFTSMTEIFLLSLLTGGLAALVKKNGGIEFILVKIKTLIKNKKTAQLGIATLVSTTNMAIANNTVSIIITGPIAKTINDDYQLDNKKTASILDIFACITQGLLPYGAQVLMILSFSKGKIDYLDLVSNTWYLLLLLIYTLLFINFKPLRLS; encoded by the coding sequence ATGGAACAGTCAATTAAAATTACTCCAAAATTTTCAGCATTAATACCTTTATTGGTCTTTGTTTTTACATTCTTAGGTGCTGGTATTTATCAAAACGATTTTTATGCACTTCCTGCTCCTATTGCAGTAATTACAGGTATTATTGTTGCTTTTTTAATGTTTAAACAATCTATAAACTCTAAAATTAAAACCCTTTTAAAAGGGTGTGGTGACGATAAAATTTTAACCATGTGCTTAATCTATTTATTAGCAGGTGCATTTGCTGCAATTACTAAAGCAACAGGTAGTGTAGATGCTATTGTTAATCTTGGGTTGGACTATATTTCGATACACTATATCTATTTTGGTGTTTTTATAATTGCTGGATTTTTATCGGTTTCTACCGGAACTTCTGTAGGGGCCATCGTTGCATTAGCTCCTATAGTTGTTGGTTTTGCAGATAAAAGTAGTGTTGACTTAGCTATCCTATGTGGTGCGCTATTAGGTGGTAGTATGTTTGGAGATAATCTATCGGTTATATCGGACACGACCATTGCAGCCACACAGTCTTTAGGTTGTAAAATGAGTGATAAATTTAAACAGAACATCAAAATTGCTGTTCCCGCTGCTTTATTTACTATTGCCATATTAATTTTTCAAGGTTTTGGTTTAAAATCTACCGAAACAGAAACAGTTGTTTATAGCTATTCTATTATAAAAATACTACCCTATTTACTGGTAATTGTATTGTCTATTATAGGTGTCAATGTATTTATAACTTTACTTTTAGGTGTTATATTTGGTGGATTGTTAGGTATTATTTACGGTGATTTTACACTTATCGAATCTACAAAAATTGCCTACACTGGTTTTACAAGCATGACAGAAATTTTCTTACTATCACTACTTACAGGAGGTTTAGCTGCGTTGGTAAAGAAAAATGGTGGAATTGAATTCATACTAGTAAAAATAAAAACTCTAATTAAGAATAAAAAAACGGCTCAATTAGGCATTGCAACCTTAGTCAGTACGACTAATATGGCTATTGCTAATAACACGGTCTCTATAATAATTACTGGGCCTATTGCAAAAACTATAAATGACGATTACCAATTAGATAATAAAAAGACCGCTTCTATTTTAGATATTTTTGCTTGTATTACGCAAGGTCTTTTACCTTATGGAGCACAAGTTTTAATGATTTTAAGTTTTTCTAAAGGAAAAATAGATTATTTAGATTTAGTATCAAACACATGGTATTTACTACTTCTGTTGATCTACACTCTACTTTTTATCAACTTTAAACCCTTACGTTTAAGTTAA
- a CDS encoding NAD(P)-dependent alcohol dehydrogenase — translation MTTTTVKAYGATASTEDLKPLDIQRRAVGADDVKIDITFCGVCHSDIHTVRNDWKGSTYPVIPGHEIIGRVLEVGPGVTKYKVGDRVGVGCLVDSCQTCASCEQDLEQFCEKGATWTYNSPDKHIEGAQTYGGYSTSVVVDEKFVLRIPENLDEAATAPLLCAGVTTWSPLSHWKVKKGDKVGVIGLGGLGHMGVKFAHALGAQVVMITTSPEKGKDAKRLGAHEVLVSKDAEAMKAHQGSFDFILNTIPVGHEMDPYLGLLKIDATMVLVGAVEPLKPFHRGSIIGGRKRIAGSLIGGIKETQEMLDFCGEHNITSDIELIDMQDINNAYERITSNDVKYRFVIDMKSLKA, via the coding sequence ATGACAACTACAACAGTAAAAGCATATGGTGCAACCGCATCAACCGAAGATTTAAAACCGTTAGATATTCAGCGTAGAGCGGTTGGAGCAGACGATGTAAAGATAGATATTACGTTTTGTGGTGTATGTCATAGTGATATTCATACCGTAAGAAATGACTGGAAAGGGTCTACTTATCCTGTCATTCCTGGACACGAAATTATTGGTCGTGTATTAGAAGTAGGTCCAGGAGTTACTAAATATAAAGTAGGAGATAGAGTAGGTGTAGGTTGTTTAGTAGATTCTTGCCAAACATGTGCCTCTTGTGAACAAGATTTAGAACAGTTTTGCGAGAAAGGAGCGACTTGGACATATAATAGTCCAGATAAGCATATAGAAGGTGCGCAAACTTATGGCGGGTATTCTACATCGGTAGTTGTGGACGAAAAATTTGTATTACGTATTCCGGAGAATTTAGACGAAGCAGCTACAGCGCCATTATTATGCGCAGGAGTTACTACTTGGTCACCATTAAGTCACTGGAAAGTAAAAAAAGGAGATAAAGTAGGCGTTATTGGTTTAGGGGGATTAGGACATATGGGGGTAAAGTTTGCGCATGCATTAGGAGCTCAAGTGGTAATGATTACAACGTCTCCAGAAAAAGGGAAAGATGCCAAAAGATTAGGAGCGCATGAAGTATTGGTGTCTAAGGATGCTGAGGCTATGAAAGCACACCAAGGTAGTTTTGATTTTATCTTAAACACTATTCCTGTTGGTCATGAAATGGATCCTTATTTAGGATTGCTTAAAATTGATGCTACTATGGTATTAGTTGGAGCGGTGGAGCCTTTAAAACCGTTTCATAGAGGAAGTATCATCGGAGGACGTAAGCGTATTGCTGGTTCATTAATTGGAGGTATTAAAGAAACACAAGAAATGTTAGATTTTTGTGGGGAACATAATATTACAAGCGATATCGAACTTATTGACATGCAAGATATAAACAATGCTTACGAGCGTATTACAAGTAACGATGTTAAGTATAGATTTGTAATTGACATGAAGTCTCTTAAAGCATAA
- a CDS encoding ABC transporter permease, translating into MRVLNLFKIAMKAIILNKTRTLLTMLGIIIGVASVIAMLAIGEGSKESIRASISAMGSNMITVKPGADDKGPARGSGGDVQTLTLQNYEVIKENADLLSYVTPVVNGSGQIINGSNNWPSSIYGVNPDYIKIKVVGLQSGSMFTDAEVKSASKVAVIGQTVVENVFPDGQNPVGQMIRFNNIPFTVIGVLEEKGENTFGQDQDDVVIAPYTTVQKRILAIDHLNQIMASSISEDDAEAAVIQVSEILRTEHKLMDTEADDFNVSSMEELISAFSSTSEMLTVLLVAVASISLLIGGIGIMNIMYVSVKERTKEIGLRMAVGAKGADILMQFLIEAILISITGGILGVLLGLAATVFIENFLNWPTSVALYSIVISFAVCAVTGIFFGWYPARKASALDPITALRYE; encoded by the coding sequence ATGAGAGTATTAAACTTATTTAAAATAGCGATGAAAGCAATTATTCTCAATAAAACGAGAACTTTGCTTACTATGTTGGGGATTATTATTGGGGTAGCTTCTGTAATTGCAATGTTAGCTATAGGGGAAGGCTCAAAAGAGAGTATTCGTGCTTCAATTTCTGCCATGGGTTCTAATATGATAACCGTTAAACCTGGTGCAGATGATAAGGGGCCTGCAAGAGGTAGTGGAGGTGATGTTCAAACCTTAACACTTCAAAATTACGAAGTGATTAAAGAAAACGCAGATTTATTGAGTTATGTAACGCCTGTTGTAAATGGAAGTGGACAAATTATTAACGGTTCTAATAACTGGCCAAGTAGTATCTACGGTGTAAACCCAGACTATATTAAAATTAAAGTTGTAGGCTTACAAAGTGGTAGTATGTTTACAGATGCTGAGGTTAAATCGGCTTCTAAAGTGGCTGTTATTGGGCAAACCGTTGTAGAAAATGTATTTCCTGATGGTCAAAATCCTGTTGGTCAAATGATTCGTTTTAATAACATTCCTTTTACAGTGATTGGTGTATTAGAAGAAAAGGGTGAAAATACCTTTGGTCAAGACCAGGATGATGTTGTTATTGCACCGTATACAACGGTACAAAAACGTATTTTGGCAATCGATCATTTAAATCAAATTATGGCATCATCAATTAGTGAAGATGATGCAGAAGCGGCGGTAATACAAGTATCAGAAATTTTACGTACAGAACATAAATTAATGGATACAGAAGCCGATGATTTTAATGTGAGTTCTATGGAAGAGTTGATTTCTGCATTTAGTTCGACTAGTGAAATGTTAACGGTTTTATTAGTTGCAGTGGCAAGTATTTCCTTGTTAATTGGTGGTATTGGAATTATGAATATTATGTACGTTTCTGTAAAAGAACGAACAAAAGAAATTGGTTTAAGAATGGCTGTAGGTGCTAAAGGAGCAGATATTTTAATGCAGTTCTTAATTGAAGCCATTTTAATAAGTATTACCGGTGGTATTTTAGGTGTTCTCTTAGGACTCGCAGCTACTGTTTTTATTGAAAACTTTTTAAACTGGCCAACAAGTGTCGCGCTGTATTCTATTGTTATTTCTTTTGCTGTGTGTGCAGTAACAGGTATCTTTTTTGGATGGTATCCAGCTAGAAAAGCATCGGCTTTAGACCCAATAACCGCTTTACGTTACGAATAA
- a CDS encoding TolC family protein yields the protein MKLYLILVSLFFVQFSFAQDASINTASKVWSLEDCITYAIENNITVKEAALNKSIAEIDYSKSKSSRLPNLFGTASQNFSSGNTIDPITSSYVTDQINSTNVGINSSMTLFQGNQLTNQIKQNKLVLEQRMFLEEVEKNNIELNILEVYLQTLYTKESIAIAENNLDASEKEVLRAKARLDAGTIALSDYTEAQSQAATNKYNVIASKNDYQQYIIQLKQLLELSPLEELEIETINENMDLINLEIDKNQLYNNAIGFLPEIQASKLNIAANEKELDIAKGGFLPTLSLTGSIGSGYTSINDNTFSEQFDINFNQKIGVSLTIPIFNRNQTKAAVQTATVNIEKAQIQKQGAEKEVYKKIETAYQNAVSAQEQVIAAEASKTAAEQSYKLAQKKYELGGLSTTDLVISQNTFTNTQQNYLQSKYLNILYHQLLQFYQGNDIKL from the coding sequence ATGAAATTATATCTAATACTAGTAAGTCTGTTCTTCGTGCAATTCTCATTTGCACAAGACGCTTCAATCAACACAGCATCTAAGGTGTGGTCATTAGAAGATTGTATTACTTACGCTATAGAAAATAACATTACGGTTAAGGAAGCTGCTTTAAATAAAAGTATTGCCGAAATAGATTATAGTAAATCAAAATCGTCAAGATTACCAAACCTATTTGGTACAGCGTCTCAAAATTTTTCTAGCGGAAACACTATTGACCCAATTACAAGTAGTTATGTTACAGATCAAATAAACAGTACTAATGTTGGTATTAACAGTTCGATGACCTTGTTTCAAGGAAACCAATTGACTAATCAAATTAAACAAAACAAATTAGTATTGGAACAACGTATGTTTCTAGAAGAGGTCGAAAAGAATAATATCGAATTGAATATTTTAGAAGTCTATTTACAAACGCTTTATACTAAAGAAAGTATCGCTATTGCTGAAAACAACTTAGACGCTTCAGAGAAAGAAGTACTAAGAGCAAAAGCCCGTTTAGATGCAGGTACTATTGCCTTAAGTGATTATACAGAAGCACAAAGCCAAGCAGCGACAAATAAGTATAATGTGATTGCTTCTAAAAACGATTACCAACAATACATCATTCAGTTAAAGCAATTACTAGAATTATCGCCTTTAGAGGAGTTAGAGATTGAAACCATTAATGAAAATATGGATTTAATTAATTTAGAAATTGATAAAAATCAATTATACAATAATGCTATTGGCTTTTTACCAGAGATACAAGCAAGCAAATTAAATATAGCTGCAAACGAGAAAGAACTGGACATTGCTAAAGGTGGTTTTTTGCCAACATTGTCTTTAACAGGAAGTATAGGATCGGGTTATACGAGTATTAATGATAATACGTTTTCAGAACAGTTTGATATTAATTTTAATCAGAAAATTGGTGTATCATTAACAATCCCAATTTTTAATCGAAACCAAACAAAAGCCGCGGTTCAAACCGCTACTGTAAACATTGAGAAAGCTCAAATACAAAAACAAGGTGCAGAAAAAGAAGTTTACAAAAAAATAGAAACAGCGTATCAAAATGCAGTTTCTGCTCAAGAGCAAGTCATCGCGGCGGAAGCATCTAAAACAGCAGCAGAGCAGTCGTATAAACTAGCACAGAAAAAGTATGAGTTAGGTGGTTTAAGTACAACTGATTTAGTGATTAGTCAAAACACGTTTACTAATACGCAACAAAACTATTTACAATCTAAATACTTAAATATCTTATATCATCAATTATTACAATTTTATCAAGGAAACGATATCAAACTTTAA
- a CDS encoding bile acid:sodium symporter family protein — protein sequence MKLKIDKFVLSIIGTILIAYFFPQWGAQESKIPIDTISAIGISLIFFFYGLKLNPTQLKSGLKNWKLHLLVQGATFLMFPLLVLLFRPLLQNEEQETIWLAFFFLAALPSTVSSSVVMVSMAKGNIPAAIFNASISGIIGIAITPLWMGLFVNDAQTDFDFTDIYLKLIVQIILPVILGLLLQRFLGAFAHKHRSKLTLFDKSIILLIIYKSFAESFNDNIFSAVSLLDLGIIFIGVIVLFGIAFSLTGFISKKLKLNAEDQITAQFCGTKKSLVHGTVFSKILFGNMASVGIILLPLMLFHATQILIISIVASKKSRAQVLES from the coding sequence ATGAAATTAAAGATTGATAAATTTGTCCTCTCTATTATTGGGACTATTCTAATAGCTTATTTTTTCCCACAATGGGGAGCACAAGAAAGTAAAATTCCTATCGACACGATTAGTGCGATAGGAATTTCGCTTATCTTCTTTTTCTACGGATTAAAATTAAACCCGACACAGTTAAAATCAGGTCTTAAAAATTGGAAATTACACCTTTTAGTACAAGGTGCTACTTTTTTAATGTTTCCGTTATTGGTTTTATTATTTAGACCATTACTTCAGAATGAAGAACAAGAAACCATTTGGTTAGCTTTCTTTTTCCTGGCAGCACTCCCCTCTACAGTATCATCGTCTGTTGTTATGGTGTCTATGGCAAAAGGAAATATACCTGCAGCTATTTTTAATGCAAGTATTTCTGGAATTATAGGAATTGCAATTACACCACTTTGGATGGGCTTGTTTGTAAATGATGCTCAAACCGATTTTGATTTTACAGATATCTATCTAAAACTGATTGTTCAAATTATTTTACCTGTAATTTTAGGGCTCTTATTACAACGTTTTTTAGGTGCTTTTGCTCACAAACACAGGAGTAAATTAACACTGTTTGATAAATCTATTATCTTATTAATAATCTATAAAAGTTTTGCAGAATCTTTTAATGATAATATTTTTAGTGCCGTCTCTCTTTTAGATTTAGGCATTATTTTTATTGGTGTGATTGTATTGTTTGGCATTGCTTTTTCACTAACAGGTTTTATCTCTAAAAAATTAAAATTGAATGCCGAAGATCAGATTACAGCACAGTTTTGTGGTACTAAAAAATCACTAGTACATGGTACTGTTTTTTCTAAGATATTATTCGGAAACATGGCATCGGTTGGTATTATTCTTTTGCCGCTCATGTTGTTTCATGCCACACAGATCTTAATTATTAGTATTGTCGCTTCTAAAAAAAGTAGAGCGCAAGTTCTTGAAAGTTAA
- a CDS encoding MFS transporter has translation MNKTLSNSVLYLMSISAGLVVANLYYNQPLLHQMVVEFGVSESAVSNVPLATQLGYAFGLLFIVPLGDKVSNKKILQFDFVLMILSLIAASLSSTLYLLIISSFFIGFSSALPQLFVPMVAQLSDDKGRGRALGIVMSGLLIGILGSRVISGVIGKWFGWRFMFSAATVLMVLLFVLLQYKLPKIKPNYKGSYGSLLKSIGHYFKTEPSLRLAALRAGLGFAGLSVFWTTFVFLMEDHFNYDSDVAGAFGVFGIVGALGATVVGKMNDKYTRKSMIIFSTVLLMISWVIFLFSGYSLIGLALGVIVVDLGMQVLHITNQVTIFSKNPEARNRVNTVYMVGFFIGGALGTFLGAYAWQHFGWQGVSVLGLLISISILIVQFIFEPKHQS, from the coding sequence ATGAACAAAACATTATCAAATTCCGTATTATACTTAATGAGTATATCTGCTGGACTTGTTGTTGCAAACCTATACTACAACCAACCACTTTTACATCAAATGGTTGTAGAATTTGGAGTTAGTGAATCTGCCGTAAGTAATGTGCCTTTAGCTACACAATTGGGTTATGCTTTTGGTTTATTATTTATTGTCCCTTTGGGTGATAAGGTTTCCAACAAAAAAATATTACAATTCGATTTTGTTTTAATGATTCTCTCACTAATAGCGGCATCATTATCAAGTACTTTATATCTTTTGATTATAAGTAGCTTTTTCATTGGTTTTTCGTCTGCCTTACCACAATTATTTGTGCCAATGGTTGCTCAATTATCTGACGACAAAGGTCGAGGACGTGCCTTAGGTATCGTAATGAGCGGATTGCTAATTGGTATTTTAGGAAGTCGTGTAATAAGTGGTGTTATAGGAAAATGGTTTGGCTGGCGCTTTATGTTTTCTGCTGCAACGGTATTAATGGTATTGCTGTTTGTTTTACTTCAATATAAATTACCGAAAATTAAGCCCAATTATAAAGGAAGTTACGGAAGTTTATTAAAATCGATAGGTCATTATTTTAAAACAGAACCTTCCTTACGATTGGCTGCTTTACGCGCTGGACTTGGTTTTGCAGGTTTGAGTGTTTTTTGGACCACCTTTGTTTTTTTAATGGAAGATCATTTTAATTACGATAGCGATGTTGCTGGTGCCTTTGGTGTCTTTGGTATTGTTGGAGCACTTGGCGCAACCGTTGTTGGTAAAATGAATGATAAATATACTAGAAAAAGTATGATTATCTTCTCTACCGTATTATTAATGATTTCTTGGGTGATTTTCCTTTTTTCAGGATACTCTTTAATTGGTTTAGCCTTAGGCGTAATTGTAGTAGATTTAGGGATGCAAGTATTACATATTACTAACCAAGTTACTATTTTTTCTAAGAATCCAGAAGCTAGAAATCGAGTGAATACGGTTTATATGGTGGGCTTTTTTATTGGTGGAGCTTTAGGTACATTTTTAGGTGCGTATGCTTGGCAACATTTTGGTTGGCAAGGTGTTTCTGTTTTAGGGTTATTAATATCAATAAGTATTTTAATTGTTCAATTTATTTTTGAACCAAAACATCAATCATAA
- a CDS encoding efflux RND transporter periplasmic adaptor subunit: MKKKIIISILILAAIGTVAFVFLKGDDAIIVEAKTVVAKKANVTTMVTATGTMEPITQVEVGTQVSGVVEKIYVDYNSIVKEGQLIAELDKTNLNASKTQAQAAYDNAVSQRNYTQTIYERQKTLYDNQVISKSDFDDANFNYQTAKGTVTQRYSDLQSAITNLGYANIYSPINGVVLSRAIDEGQTVAASLSTPTLFTIAQDLKEMQVEADVDEADIGQVIEGQRVEFTVDAYIGETFNGIVTQVRLDPTVTSNVVTYTVVIKADNPDLKLKPGLTATISIYTMELNDVLTAEAKAVNFKPEKATLEAYNKQEELGPSSIERSREGTTLWVLENNGAITPKKVTLGASDGVNVEIVSGIAEGEKLVYSLLGVSKSEAGTDAKSTSPFMPQRGGGGGKR, encoded by the coding sequence ATGAAAAAGAAAATTATAATCAGCATCTTAATATTAGCAGCAATTGGCACAGTAGCCTTTGTGTTTTTAAAAGGTGACGATGCCATCATCGTAGAAGCAAAAACGGTTGTTGCGAAAAAAGCTAATGTAACAACTATGGTTACAGCAACAGGTACTATGGAGCCTATTACGCAAGTAGAAGTAGGAACGCAAGTGTCTGGAGTAGTAGAAAAAATATATGTAGACTACAACAGTATTGTTAAAGAAGGCCAATTAATTGCAGAATTAGACAAAACCAACCTTAACGCATCAAAAACACAAGCACAAGCGGCTTATGATAATGCTGTAAGTCAGAGAAATTACACGCAAACAATTTACGAAAGACAAAAAACATTGTATGATAATCAAGTAATTAGTAAATCAGATTTTGATGATGCTAATTTTAATTATCAAACAGCAAAAGGTACGGTTACTCAGCGTTATTCAGACTTACAATCTGCCATAACAAACTTAGGTTATGCTAATATTTATTCGCCAATAAACGGCGTTGTATTGTCAAGAGCTATAGACGAAGGGCAAACCGTTGCAGCAAGTTTAAGCACACCAACGTTATTTACCATTGCACAAGATTTAAAAGAAATGCAAGTAGAAGCAGATGTAGATGAGGCAGATATAGGACAAGTAATAGAAGGGCAACGTGTTGAGTTTACCGTTGATGCATATATTGGTGAAACCTTTAACGGAATTGTAACACAAGTACGTTTAGATCCAACAGTAACATCAAATGTAGTAACTTATACTGTAGTTATAAAAGCAGATAATCCAGACTTAAAACTTAAGCCAGGTTTAACAGCAACCATTTCAATTTATACTATGGAGTTAAATGATGTGTTGACTGCAGAAGCAAAAGCTGTCAATTTTAAACCAGAAAAAGCGACTTTAGAAGCTTATAATAAACAAGAAGAATTAGGACCTAGTTCTATAGAACGTTCTAGAGAAGGAACTACGCTTTGGGTATTAGAGAATAATGGCGCAATTACTCCTAAAAAGGTAACTCTTGGAGCGAGTGATGGTGTTAATGTAGAGATAGTAAGCGGTATTGCTGAAGGAGAAAAATTAGTATATAGTTTATTAGGAGTTTCTAAATCAGAAGCAGGAACAGACGCTAAAAGTACAAGTCCATTTATGCCACAACGTGGAGGCGGTGGAGGAAAAAGATAA
- a CDS encoding LytR/AlgR family response regulator transcription factor, translated as MSNIKITCVIVDDEPMALNLVESYVEKTPFLELKKKCSNAIEAMEFIKTEPVDLLFLDIQMPDLTGIEFSKMLPKETRVIFTTAFDQYALEGFKVEALDYLLKPFDYAEFLAAANKANAWFELLKGNQQSSSVSNEKEFLFVKSEYKQLRIKLADVLYFEGLKDYIKIWLKDNPKPILTLMSLKSLQEELPESQFMRVHRSFIVSLKNIDVIERSQIIINNQRITVSEQYKPVFLEFVSNNSL; from the coding sequence ATGAGTAATATAAAAATAACCTGTGTTATTGTAGACGATGAGCCTATGGCGCTTAATTTAGTAGAAAGTTATGTAGAGAAAACACCTTTTCTAGAGCTGAAAAAGAAGTGTAGTAACGCTATTGAAGCTATGGAGTTTATAAAAACAGAACCTGTAGATTTATTATTTCTAGACATACAAATGCCAGATTTAACTGGTATTGAGTTTTCTAAAATGTTACCAAAAGAAACACGTGTAATTTTCACAACAGCATTCGACCAATATGCTTTAGAAGGTTTTAAAGTAGAAGCTTTAGATTATTTATTAAAACCTTTTGATTATGCCGAGTTTCTTGCTGCCGCAAATAAAGCAAATGCTTGGTTTGAATTGCTAAAAGGAAACCAGCAGAGTAGTAGTGTATCCAATGAAAAAGAATTCCTATTTGTAAAATCAGAATATAAGCAATTGCGTATTAAGTTGGCTGATGTTTTGTATTTTGAAGGGTTAAAGGATTACATTAAAATATGGTTAAAAGATAATCCTAAACCTATTTTAACTTTAATGAGTTTAAAATCGCTTCAGGAAGAACTTCCTGAATCTCAATTTATGCGAGTACATCGCTCATTTATTGTTTCACTTAAAAATATAGATGTTATAGAGCGTAGTCAGATTATTATTAATAACCAGCGTATTACGGTTTCTGAGCAGTATAAACCTGTTTTTTTGGAATTTGTGAGTAATAATTCACTTTAA